In Brachypodium distachyon strain Bd21 chromosome 2, Brachypodium_distachyon_v3.0, whole genome shotgun sequence, one genomic interval encodes:
- the LOC100844461 gene encoding single-stranded DNA-binding protein, mitochondrial, which translates to MGSGGTGLMKGLRRFLEQQRKSVDLCRKSRAWSSTVSFSDIDDKSDMGDDGDYNSRRELEPQTVDPKKGWGFRGVHRAILCGKVGQVPVQKILRNGRTITVFTIGTGGMFDQRVVESADVPKPAQWHRIAVHNEQLGAYAVQKLVKNSAVYIEGDIETRVYNDSINDQVKNIPEICIRRDGKIRLVKSGESASSISLDELREGLF; encoded by the exons ATGGGTTCTGGTGGTACTGGATTGATGAAGGGCTTGAGGAGATTCTTAGAGCAGCAAAGGAAATCAGTTG ATTTATGCAGAAAATCGCGAGCTTGGAGCTCTACAGTTTCATTTTCCGATATAGATGACAAGAGTGACATGGGTGATGATGGTGATTATAATTCAAGGAGAGAGTTAGAACCACAAACTGTGGACCCCAAGAAGGGTTGGGGATTCCGTGGCGTGCATAGG GCTATACTCTGTGGTAAAGTTGGACAAGTACCTGTGCAGAAAATTTTACGTAATGGGCGTACAATAACTGTATTTACCATTGGAACTGGAGGCATGTTTGACCAGAGGGTTGTTGAGTCAGCGGATGTGCCAAAGCCAGCTCAGTGGCATCGAATAGCTGTTCATAATGAGCAGCTAGGTGCTTATGCTGTTCAGAAGTTGGTGAAAAA CTCTGCGGTATATATTGAGGGTGATATCGAAACCAGGGTCTACAATGACAGCATTAATGATCAAGTAAAAAATATACCAGAGATCTGTATTCGACGTGATG GCAAGATTCGACTGGTTAAATCTGGGGAGAGTGCTTCTAGCATATCACTAGATGAACTAC GAGAAGGATTGTTCTAG
- the LOC104582620 gene encoding sucrose-binding protein, with protein sequence MRGPAVDDAVRLAALLILVLVAAAAAHAAGAGDEAAGEKEDPEVVACKQQCAGQRRFGEPELRYCAQRCDEYGREKKRRQEEEEEKQSHDDPDKERDRCLHECRVGPSSREKKPGCERRCLDEYERATHGGDGPPGWARVGQAGPGRCARWSTRDAGRAGISTIRPVLR encoded by the coding sequence ATGAGAGGACCAGCTGTTGATGATGCCGTGCGGCTCGCCGCGCTCCTGATCCTCGTCCTggtggctgccgccgcggcacaCGCTGCAGGCGCCGGGGACGAGGCCGCGGGTGAAAAGGAGGACCCGGAGGTGGTGGCGTGCAAGCAGCAGTGCGCGGGCCAGCGGCGGTTCGGGGAGCCCGAGCTGCGTTACTGCGCGCAGCGCTGCGACGAGTATGGCCGCGAGAAGAAGCGGcgccaggaggaagaggaagagaaacaAAGCCACGACGACCCCGACAAGGAGCGCGACCGTTGCCTGCACGAGTGTCGCGTCGGCCCGTCATCGCGCGAGAAGAAGCCCGGATGCGAGCGCAGGTGCCTCGACGAGTACGAGCGGGCCACACACGGCGGGGATGGGCCGCCAGGCTGGGCCCGTGTCGGTCaagccgggccgggccggtgcGCGCGGTGGTCGACTCGGGACGCCGGGCGCGCGGGGATCAGTACGATTAGGCCCGTTTTGCGTTAG
- the LOC100844770 gene encoding signal recognition particle 54 kDa protein 2 codes for MVLAQLGGSISRALQQMSNATVIDEKVLGECLNEISRALLQSDVQFKMVRDMQANIRKIVNLEALAAGTNKRRIIQQAVFNELCNMLDPGKPAFIPKKGKPSVVMFVGLQGSGKTTTCTKYAYYHQRKGFKPSLVCADTFRAGAFDQLKQNATKAKIPFYGSYMESDPVKIAVEGLERFRKENSDLIIIDTSGRHKQEAALFEEMRQVAEATKPDLVIFVMDGSIGQAAFDQAQAFKQSAAVGAVIVTKMDGHAKGGGALSAVAATKSPVIFIGTGEHIDEFEVFDVKPFVKRLLGMGDLSGLMDKIQDVMPADQHPELLQKLTEGTFTLRLLYEQFQNLLKMGPIGQVFSMLPGFSSELMPKGHEKEGQAKIKRYMTIMDSMTNAELDSTNPKLMTESRIVRIARGSGRQIRDVMDMLEEYKRLAKMWSKMKGLKMPKNGKMSDLSQNLNMQQIQKALPPQVLKQMGGLGGLQALMKQMGGKDMSKMLGDMGMGGDH; via the exons ATGGTGCTCGCGCAGCTGGGCGGGAGCATCTCCCGCGCGCTGCAGCAGATGAGCAACGCGACGGTGATCGACGAGAAGGTGCTCGGGGAGTGCCTCAACGAGATCTCGCGCGCGCTGCTGCAGTCGGACGTGCAGTTCAAGATGGTCCGCGACATGCAGGCAAACATCAGGAAGATCGTCAACCTCGaggccctcgccgccggcaccaACAAGCGCCGCATCATACAGCAG GCCGTCTTCAACGAGCTCTGCAACATGCTGGATCCCGGGAAGCCGGCCTTCATCCCCAAGAAGGGCAAGCCAAGCGTCGTCATGTTTGTCGGATTGCAAG GTTCTGGAAAAACCACTACTTGTACCAAATATGCATACTATCATCAGCGGAAGGGATTTAAACCGTCACTGGTTTGTGCTGATACATTCAGAGCTGGTGCCTTTGATCAGTTAAAGCAGAATGCAACGAAGGCCAAGATACCTTTTTACGGAAG CTACATGGAATCAGATCCTGTGAAAATTGCTGTTGAGGGCCTGGAAAggttcagaaaagaaaactctGATCTCATCATCATTGATACAAGTGGACGCCAtaagcaagaggctgcactctTTGAGGAAATGCGTCAAGTTGCAGAAGCAACG AAACCAGACCTGGTGATATTTGTGATGGATGGTAGTATTGGTCAGGCTGCATTTGATCAGGCACAAGCATTTAAGCAAAGTGCTGCTGTTGGTGCTGTGATTGTTACGAAAATGGATGGCCATGCAAAAGGAGGAGGTGCACTTAGCGC GGTTGCAGCTACAAAAAGCCCTGTGATATTTATTGGAACTGGAGAACACATAGATGAATTTGAGGTTTTTGATGTGAAACCATTCGTCAAGCGTCTGTTAG GCATGGGAGACTTGTCTGGCTTAATGGACAAGATCCAGGATGTTATGCCTGCTGATCAACATCCTGAGCTCCTGCAAAAGCTTACTGAGGGAACCTTCACTCTCAGACTTCTTTATGAGCAATTCCAGAATCTTCTGAAAATGGGTCCTATTGGCCAG GTCTTCTCTATGTTGCCTGGATTTAGTTCGGAGTTGATGCCAAAAGGACACGAGAAGGAAGGACAGGCAAAGATCAAACGGTACATGACGATTATGGATTCCATGACAAATGCAG AGCTTGACAGTACAAACCCAAAGCTGATGACCGAGTCGCGAATTGTGCGGATCGCTCGAGGATCTGGCAGGCAAATTAGAGATGTGATGGACATGCTGGAAGAGTACAAGCGGCTAGCCAAGATGTGGAGCAAAATGAAGGGGCTAAAGATGCCTAAGAATGGGAAAATGAGTGATCTTTCCCAGAACCTGAACATGCAGCAGATTCAAAAAGCCCTCCCTCCCCAAGTGCTGAAGCAGATGGGTGGCCTGGGCGGCTTGCAGGCACTCATGAAACAAATGGGCGGCAAGGACATGAGCAAAATGCTTGGTGACATGGGCATGGGTGGCGATCATTAA
- the LOC100845078 gene encoding protein tesmin/TSO1-like CXC 3: MEATPISMKPPSPAPAPAPAQPPPPPPPPPPPLIEAVPLAIVEPLPSPSPPPAVAGGLEADPSAANQLALATTPKRQRVEEAADGNGCKHCACKKSKCLKLYCPCFAGGGYCSEKCGCVPCFNKSDYAETVQTTRKVLLSRQKRMSLKINRRSEANAEAMEDAHNSSSSTPPRRGCNCKKSSCLKKYCDCYQDGTGCSLFCRCEDCKNPYGKNEGIMTEETKRFIYTGADLDNSEDDHEFVVERSPRMQSPISKESSLQHTPSRNKASSRDTHLFPQGLSQWQPRWQSSKRQINDRAIDDSGENRNLNNDWQLAKHQEDSYSISRCIQILNSMAELSQVEKSVAPDVFLQPGNREIFVSLGIDVRALWLRRKIQHLT; this comes from the exons ATGGAGGCCACCCCGATCTCCATGAAGCCACCgtcgccggctccggcgccggcgccggcgcagcctccaccgccgcctccgcctccgccgcctcccctgaTAGAAGCGGTGCCGCTGGCCATCGTGGAGCCCCTGCCTTCGccttcaccgccgccggccgtggcAGGAGGGCTCGAGGCGGATCCCTCCGCCGCAAACCAGCTCGCGCTCGCTACGACGCCCAAGAG GCAGAgggtggaggaggccgcggaTGGGAACGGGTGCAAACATTGCGCCTGCAAGAAGTCCAAATGCTTGAAGCT ATATTGCCCATGCTTTGCTGGTGGTGGTTATTGTTCTGAAAAATGTGGATGCGTGCCATGTTTCAACAAGTCTGATTACGCAGAAACTGTTCAGACCACTCGCAAGGTGCTGCTTTCACGGCAGAAACGGATGTCACTGAAGATTAATAGAAGATCTGAGGCTAATGCTGAAGCCATG GAAGACGCACacaattcttcttcttcaactccgCCAAGGCGAGGTTGCAATTGCAAGAAATCAAGTTGCTTGAAGAAATACTGCGATTGCTACCAG GATGGGACTGGATGCTCCTTATTTTGTAGATGTGAGGATTGCAAGAATCCTTATGGGAAAAATG AAGGTATAATGACGGAAGAAACAAAGCGTTTTATATACACTGGCGCTGATCTGGATAATAGTGAGGATGACCATGAATTTGTCGTGGAGCGATCTCCACGCATGCAATCACCAATCTCAAAGGAATCCTCTCTTCAACACACTCCATCTCGCAACAAAGCTTCAAGCAGGGATACACACTTGTTCCCGCAGGGGCTGTCACAGTGGCAGCCCCGCTGGCAGTCTTCCAAGAGGCAGATCAATGATCGTGCGATCGATGACTCTGGAGAGAACAGAAATCTGAACAATGATTGGCAATTAGCCAAGCACCAGGAGGACAGCTACAGCATATCGAGATGCATCCAAATCCTGAACAGCATGGCCGAGCTCTCGCAGGTGGAGAAATCGGTTGCCCCTGACGTGTTCTTGCAGCCAGGCAACCGGGAGATATTCGTCTCTCTCGGCATTGATGTCCGTGCTCTGTGGCTGAGGCGCAAGATCCAGCACCTGACTTAG